From one Desulfomicrobium macestii genomic stretch:
- a CDS encoding purine-nucleoside phosphorylase, whose protein sequence is MTDIQTRARTATDWIRKNCPSIPNTALVLGSGLGKWIDSAWIQKSIPYADIPGFPVSTVEGHAGALLVAEIKGTPAFVFSGRFHLYEGYSPREVTLPIACLGLLGTENLILTNAAGALNPLFATGGLMLLTDHINMTGHNPLTGPNVDDWGPRFPDMSQVYCPALREQAMQAAMNCGQRLEQGVYVAVAGPSLETPAETRMYRIMGADAIGMSTVPEAITAHHMGLKILGISCLTNKNLPDCMAQTSHAEILDQANASSDALGSLLSALIPNLGGRHG, encoded by the coding sequence ATGACCGATATACAGACCAGAGCCCGCACCGCCACCGACTGGATCAGAAAAAACTGCCCCTCCATCCCAAACACCGCTCTTGTGCTCGGCAGCGGCCTTGGAAAATGGATCGACTCGGCATGGATTCAAAAAAGCATCCCCTACGCGGACATCCCCGGCTTTCCGGTCTCCACCGTTGAAGGACACGCGGGGGCGCTTCTTGTGGCCGAGATCAAGGGCACGCCGGCCTTCGTCTTTTCCGGCCGCTTTCATCTCTACGAAGGCTACAGTCCGCGGGAAGTGACGCTGCCCATCGCCTGCCTTGGCCTGCTCGGGACCGAAAACCTGATCCTGACCAATGCCGCCGGAGCCCTGAATCCCCTGTTTGCCACCGGCGGGCTCATGCTGCTGACCGACCACATCAACATGACCGGGCACAACCCCCTGACCGGCCCCAATGTCGACGACTGGGGACCGCGTTTCCCGGACATGTCCCAGGTGTATTGCCCCGCCCTGCGTGAGCAGGCCATGCAGGCCGCCATGAATTGCGGACAGCGCCTGGAACAGGGGGTATACGTGGCCGTGGCCGGCCCCAGCCTTGAAACTCCGGCCGAAACTCGCATGTATCGCATCATGGGAGCCGACGCCATCGGCATGTCCACGGTGCCCGAAGCCATCACCGCCCACCATATGGGCCTCAAAATCCTGGGAATATCCTGCCTGACCAACAAGAACCTGCCGGACTGCATGGCCCAGACGTCTCACGCAGAGATTCTGGATCAGGCCAATGCCTCCTCCGACGCCCTGGGCTCGCTCCTGTCCGCCCTCATCCCCAACCTGGGAGGTCGCCATGGCTGA